A region from the Aegilops tauschii subsp. strangulata cultivar AL8/78 chromosome 5, Aet v6.0, whole genome shotgun sequence genome encodes:
- the LOC109754582 gene encoding protein FAR1-RELATED SEQUENCE 5, whose amino-acid sequence MDAHHVSIEEIEEYYMVVSQTFTSEEQGFEFYNRYAKAKGFSVRKANVKNKGGIRIQRLYMCSKEGYRSLKNFERSNRKRKPRALSRCGCDAQLQIELNMETREWFVKDFVDQHNHEFTKPDQTPFLWSHRGLNDPQKADAIEYGIGGLRTHQIMDVMEKQHGGYDKVGCVSRDLYNFIAEYKKQRIEGFDAQYMLNYMAAQEERDSEFFYRYSTDSKGHLQNLFWSDAQSRLDYDAFGGVVVFDSTYRVNKYNLPFVPFIGLNHHRSTVVFGVGIVSDETVASYKWLLHSFLEAMHQNHPRSVITDGDHAMARAILQVWPNTDHRLCSWHIEQNMVRYLRNPKLSDFRKLIYRAFEVDEFERGWLQFNKHYGITEKDTWICRMYELRKKWSAAYTKGRYFLGMRSNQRSESLNSTLHVQLDRRMRLIDLLQHHEHCISVMRRNEAAMDAVASQTVPFTELTADPLEKNASYIYTPIMFEKVKGEIVRLSKWQVEEVNKEDSLTRFAVVHKERRQVRFDVRCVYVGSVIASVHCQCRKMESEDIPCTHIFAILKCVGLDTIPSCCVAKRWTMKAKPAFDSDRSASTQQWSERMDRFHELRNDASVAFFKASKSAAQSERVMAFLNSIIDEGENDENTNIASFGPLPAYFSGARQTFTTKVLDPIPIIPKGAPSKGRLKPFQETMKKKKPKHDCGQSWTGVNYAEEPHIS is encoded by the exons ATGGATGCTCACCACGTCAGCATAGAGGAAATTGAAGAATATTACATGGTGGTTAGTCAAACATTCACAAGCGAGGAACAAGGTTTCGAGTTCTATAACAGATATGCTAAAGCCAAAGGGTTCAGCGTGAGGAAGGCCAATGTGAAAAACAAGGGAGGCATAAGAATCCAAAGGTTGTACATGTGCAGCAAAGAAGGATATAGGTCCTTGAAAAACTTTGAAAGGTCCAACCGGAAAAGGAAACCAAGGGCACTCTCTCGTTGTGGATGTGACGCTCAACTGCAAATCGAGCTCAATATGGAAACCCGTGAATGGTTTGTCAAGGACTTTGTGGACCAACATAACCATGAATTCACTAAGCCTGACCAGACACCTTTCTTATGGTCTCATCGTGGACTTAATGATCCTCAAAAGGCTGATGCCATTGAGTATGGTATTGGTGGTCTACGCACACATCAGATAATGGACGTAATGGAGAAGCAGCATGGTGGGTATGACAAAGTCGGTTGTGTGTCTCGGGACCTATATAATTTTATTGCTGAGTACAAGAAGCAAAGGATTGAAGGTTTTGATGCCCAATACATGCTGAACTATATGGCTGCGCAGGAAGAGAGAGATTCTGAATTCTTTTACCGGTACAGCACAGACAGCAAAGGCCATCTGCAGAACCTTTTTTGGTCAGACGCGCAGTCCCGGTTGGACTATGATGCCTTTGGTGGTGTTGTTGTGTTTGACAGCACGTACCGTGTAAACAAATATAACTTGCCATTTGTCCCATTCATTGGATTGAACCACCATCGCAGCACAGTTGTCTTTGGGGTCGGCATTGTATCAGACGAGACCGTGGCATCATATAAGTGGCTGCTCCATTCATTTTTGGAGGCGATGCACCAGAACCATCCCAGGTCCGTGATCACTGATGGGGACCATGCAATGGCGAGAGCAATATTGCAGGTATGGCCGAACACAGACCATCGGCTGTGTAGCTGGCACATCGAACAAAATATGGTACGCTACCTTCGGAACCCGAAGCTCAGCGACTTTAGAAAATTGATTTACCGTGCTTTCGAGGTTGATGAGTTTGAGAGAGGTTGGCTCCAGTTCAACAAACACTATGGGATAACGGAAAAAGACACGTGGATCTGCAGGATGTACGAGCTAAGAAAGAAGTGGTCTGCAGCCTATACCAAAGGGAGGTACTTCCTGGGCATGAGAAGTAATCAAAGGAGCGAAAGTCTAAATTCTACGCTTCATGTGCAGCTGGACAGGAGAATGAGACTTATTGATTTGCTGCAACACCATGAGCATTGCATCTCAGTTATGCGAAGGAATGAGGCTGCAATGGATGCCGTGGCCTCGCAGACGGTGCCCTTCACTGAATTAACAGCTGACCCACTGGAGAAAAATGCGTCATATATCTACACCCCTATAATGTTCGAGAAGGTTAAGGGGGAGATCGTGAGGTTATCAAAATGGCAAGTCGAGGAGGTGAACAAGGAAGATAGTTTGACGAGGTTTGCAGTTGTTCATAAAGAGCGCAGGCAAGTAAGATTTGATGTGAGGTGTGTTTATGTGGGCTCGGTGATAGCGAGTGTGCACTGCCAATGCCGGAAGATGGAGAGTGAGGATATTCCATGCACACATATATTTGCTATTCTGAAGTGCGTTGGGTTAGACACCATTCCTAGTTGTTGTGTTGCTAAAAGATGGACGATGAAAGCCAAGCCTGCCTTCGATTCAGACAGGAGTGCCAGTACGCAGCAATGGTCAGAACGGATGGATCGTTTCCATGAGCTCCGTAACGATGCAAGTGTTGCTTTTTTTAAGGCTTCGAAATCCGCAGCGCAATCAGAGAGGGTGATGGCATTTCTCAACAGTATTATTGATGAGGGTGAGAATGACGAGAATACTAACATAGCATCATTTGGTCCTTTGCCGGCATATTTTTCTGGGGCACGCCAAACCTTCACAACTAAAGTTCTGGATCCAATACCAATTATTCCAAAAGGTGCTCCATCGAAGGGCAGGTTGAAGCCATTCCAGGAGACTATGAAGAAAAAGAAGCCCAAACATGA CTGCGGGCAAAGTTGGACAGGCGTTAATTATGCTGAAGAGCCACACATCAGTTGA